One Pseudodesulfovibrio cashew DNA window includes the following coding sequences:
- a CDS encoding HD-GYP domain-containing protein, producing the protein MDVKTRAARPVSYFPVSPVMLFPEAFGDFAVYLWQGGDFVLYTKAGQKFTLRHRQVLHRNDVQEVYVQGSEKLQYEQYIEKHLGKILQDETLPIAVRSKIFYEASTVVMQDVFDRKLPSALRARHFNRITDIVKNSIKFLASDNSLSSVAPFISHDYKTYTHCMHVFICSVALFHVYDMTPGEVFECSLGALLHDVGKTKIPHSILNKRGSLTQGEREIIKEHPVHGVSMCAHLPLTQNSVNCILFHHEKLDGTGYPAGLKADNIPLPVRIITMVDVYDALTSTRPYAEAMDPYEALTLMRHSMRDGLDMSVFKRFVAVLSGADMI; encoded by the coding sequence ATGGATGTGAAAACCCGGGCCGCACGACCGGTATCCTATTTTCCCGTTTCTCCGGTAATGCTGTTCCCGGAGGCGTTTGGGGATTTTGCCGTCTACCTCTGGCAGGGAGGGGACTTCGTCCTCTACACCAAAGCGGGTCAGAAGTTCACGCTACGACACCGCCAGGTCCTGCACCGCAATGACGTGCAGGAAGTGTACGTTCAGGGCTCCGAAAAGCTTCAGTACGAGCAGTACATCGAAAAACACCTGGGCAAGATCCTGCAGGACGAAACCCTGCCCATCGCCGTCCGATCCAAGATTTTCTACGAGGCGTCCACCGTGGTCATGCAGGACGTCTTCGACCGCAAGCTGCCCAGCGCCCTGCGCGCCAGGCACTTCAATCGCATCACCGACATCGTCAAGAATTCCATAAAGTTTCTGGCCTCGGACAATTCCCTGTCCTCGGTGGCGCCGTTCATTTCACACGACTACAAGACGTATACGCACTGCATGCACGTGTTCATCTGTTCGGTGGCGCTGTTTCACGTCTACGACATGACTCCGGGCGAAGTCTTCGAGTGCAGCCTGGGAGCGCTGCTGCATGACGTGGGCAAGACCAAGATCCCCCACAGCATCCTCAACAAGCGCGGCTCACTGACTCAGGGCGAGCGGGAGATCATCAAGGAGCATCCCGTGCACGGGGTCTCCATGTGCGCCCACCTTCCCCTGACCCAGAATTCCGTCAACTGCATTCTGTTCCACCACGAGAAGCTCGACGGCACCGGCTATCCCGCCGGGCTCAAGGCCGATAACATCCCCCTGCCCGTGCGCATCATCACCATGGTCGACGTCTATGACGCCCTGACTTCGACCCGGCCCTACGCCGAGGCCATGGACCCTTACGAGGCCCTGACGCTCATGCGCCACAGCATGCGTGACGGTCTGGACATGAGCGTCTTCAAGCGATTCGTGGCCGTCCTGAGCGGCGCGGACATGATTTAA
- the proX gene encoding glycine betaine/L-proline ABC transporter substrate-binding protein ProX, with protein MKLLKIVLAALCAVMIASTAFALDMKPGEGVTLRPARATWNTGFFQEALARRGLEELGYEVKAPKNLQNPIAYKSIYLGDIDYWCNGNFPLHNPQLPKNFEKRAVILDPIIKAGGMQGYLVSKKAVEEFNIKSLNDFKRPEVKKAFDLNGDGKADLTACPPGWGCEKVISKHMKVYDLAGDINPIKASYEAGMASAIGAYKSGKPIFFYTWTPNWTVFKLKPGQDVMWINVPEEGDDQGTVSGVKGAVSDPLRNGFMVYDITVVANKKFLEKNPAAATFLKNFKLTIGDVSAQNTRMNEGEKSDKDIAKHVDEWIAKNKATWDGWLEAARQAAE; from the coding sequence TTGCCCTGGACATGAAACCCGGCGAAGGCGTCACCCTGCGCCCGGCTCGAGCCACCTGGAACACCGGCTTCTTCCAGGAAGCTCTGGCCCGCCGCGGCCTGGAGGAACTGGGCTACGAAGTCAAGGCTCCAAAAAACCTGCAAAACCCCATCGCCTACAAGTCCATCTACCTTGGCGACATCGACTACTGGTGCAACGGCAACTTCCCGCTGCACAATCCGCAACTGCCCAAGAACTTTGAAAAGAGGGCCGTGATTCTCGACCCGATCATCAAGGCCGGCGGCATGCAGGGCTACCTTGTATCCAAGAAGGCCGTTGAAGAATTCAACATCAAATCCCTGAATGACTTCAAGCGCCCCGAAGTGAAAAAGGCGTTCGATCTCAACGGCGACGGCAAGGCCGACCTCACCGCCTGCCCTCCGGGCTGGGGCTGCGAAAAGGTTATCTCCAAGCACATGAAGGTGTATGACCTCGCCGGGGACATCAACCCGATCAAGGCTTCCTACGAGGCGGGCATGGCTTCCGCCATCGGCGCCTACAAATCCGGCAAACCGATCTTCTTCTACACCTGGACCCCGAACTGGACCGTGTTCAAGCTGAAGCCCGGCCAGGACGTCATGTGGATCAACGTCCCCGAGGAAGGCGACGACCAGGGCACCGTCTCCGGCGTCAAGGGCGCGGTATCCGACCCCCTGCGCAACGGCTTCATGGTCTATGACATCACTGTCGTGGCCAACAAGAAGTTCCTTGAGAAAAACCCGGCGGCAGCCACCTTCCTCAAGAACTTCAAACTCACCATCGGCGACGTATCCGCCCAGAATACCCGCATGAACGAAGGCGAAAAGTCCGACAAGGACATCGCCAAGCATGTCGACGAATGGATAGCCAAGAACAAGGCGACATGGGACGGCTGGCTCGAAGCAGCCCGCCAGGCCGCCGAGTAG
- the proX gene encoding glycine betaine/L-proline ABC transporter substrate-binding protein ProX has protein sequence MKRLAILILCLAITATSAFAMDMKPGKGVTVQPARATWNTGFFQEALINKGLTELGYDVKKPKDLQNPIFYKSVVLGDVDYWANGWFPMHNEQLPKNFDQKAQKIGYVAKAGGLQGYLVSKRDVEKYNIKSLDDFKRPEVMKAFDSNGDGKAELTACPPGWACEKVISHHMKAYGLEGSINPVKASYEAGMASALGSYKSGKPVFFYTWTPNWTVFKFKPGKDVMWINVPEIIPNEAQTGSEDRMVANDVVGAVSNPLKAGFVISDIRVVANKKFLADNPAAAKFLEIFTLPLVDISEQNTRMNEGEKSDKDIAKHADEWIAKNKATWDGWLKAAREAAE, from the coding sequence ATGAAACGTCTTGCAATCCTCATTCTGTGTCTTGCCATCACAGCGACAAGCGCCTTCGCCATGGACATGAAGCCCGGCAAGGGCGTCACTGTCCAGCCCGCCCGAGCTACCTGGAACACCGGCTTTTTCCAGGAGGCCCTCATCAACAAGGGGCTGACCGAACTCGGTTACGACGTCAAAAAACCCAAAGATTTACAAAATCCCATCTTTTACAAGTCAGTCGTCCTGGGCGACGTGGACTACTGGGCCAACGGCTGGTTCCCCATGCACAACGAACAGCTGCCCAAGAACTTCGACCAGAAGGCGCAGAAGATCGGCTACGTTGCCAAGGCAGGCGGCCTCCAGGGCTACCTCGTCTCCAAGCGCGACGTGGAAAAATACAACATCAAGTCCCTGGACGACTTCAAGCGTCCCGAAGTCATGAAGGCTTTCGACTCCAACGGCGACGGCAAGGCCGAGCTGACCGCATGCCCCCCTGGCTGGGCCTGCGAAAAGGTCATCTCCCACCACATGAAAGCATACGGCCTCGAGGGTTCCATCAATCCGGTCAAGGCCTCCTATGAGGCCGGAATGGCCTCCGCCCTGGGCTCCTACAAGTCCGGCAAGCCTGTCTTCTTCTATACCTGGACCCCCAACTGGACGGTGTTCAAGTTCAAGCCCGGCAAGGACGTCATGTGGATCAACGTGCCCGAAATCATCCCCAATGAAGCCCAGACCGGCAGCGAAGACCGCATGGTCGCAAATGACGTGGTCGGCGCAGTGAGCAACCCGCTCAAGGCCGGTTTTGTGATCTCGGACATCCGCGTCGTGGCCAACAAGAAGTTCCTGGCCGACAATCCCGCCGCAGCCAAGTTCCTTGAGATTTTCACCCTGCCCCTGGTCGACATCAGCGAGCAGAACACTCGCATGAACGAAGGCGAAAAGTCCGACAAGGACATCGCCAAGCATGCCGACGAATGGATCGCCAAGAACAAGGCCACTTGGGACGGCTGGCTCAAAGCCGCCCGCGAAGCCGCTGAATAG